From a single Stackebrandtia endophytica genomic region:
- a CDS encoding DUF4245 domain-containing protein, translating into MNATQETVKPKPSGRPDRRPRDMVLSLAVLLVPIGVIFLVWGFLTSETPVSEIDPTPAYIQAEGLGLDVTEPEGLSQEWRPLSSGVNQADGLVTLRVGYYTPSGGGMQFIASQVDSAELIEAELNQSPRLLGPVTVGDVTWQSYVTAKGTTALVYTDESMTLIVHGDTTVEELQEFAMVLG; encoded by the coding sequence ATGAACGCCACGCAGGAAACCGTCAAACCGAAGCCGAGCGGTCGTCCGGATCGTCGTCCTCGCGACATGGTGTTGTCGTTGGCGGTGCTGTTGGTGCCGATCGGGGTGATTTTCCTGGTGTGGGGGTTTCTGACTTCAGAGACCCCGGTCAGTGAGATCGATCCGACTCCGGCGTATATCCAGGCGGAGGGCCTGGGACTGGATGTGACGGAACCCGAGGGTTTGTCGCAGGAGTGGCGGCCGTTGAGCAGCGGCGTGAACCAGGCGGACGGCCTGGTGACGTTGCGGGTCGGCTATTACACGCCGTCGGGTGGCGGTATGCAGTTCATCGCCAGTCAGGTTGATTCGGCGGAGTTGATCGAGGCCGAGTTGAACCAGTCGCCTCGCCTGTTGGGCCCGGTGACGGTCGGTGATGTGACCTGGCAGAGCTACGTCACGGCGAAGGGGACGACGGCTCTGGTGTACACCGATGAGTCGATGACGTTGATCGTCCACGGTGATACCACGGTTGAGGAGTTGCAGGAATTCGCGATGGTGCTCGGCTGA
- a CDS encoding ABC transporter ATP-binding protein, protein MTNQEPVLSVRDLQISYRTGSGRTVTAVRGVDFDLYPRQSLALVGESGCGKTTLGLGLLRLLPKLGEVSGGSITYRDPAGAATDVLSLSGKALRRWRWSEVAMVFQGAMNAFNPVMKIGDHFADTVRAHQIDGKRASKKEIRDRAATALESVRLEPDRVLASYPHELSGGMRQRVLIALALLLEPQVLILDEPTTALDLLTQRSIVNMLHELRERLGFAMVFVSHDLPLASELADRVATMYAGRIIESGTVRDVFGNPRHPYTVGLIKAVPPVRAQAVEPASIPGSPPDLAALPSGCTFRPRCPYAIERCAEVDPSLESVEARRTGLSHEAACIRWGDVGLTSGNDEEGATDE, encoded by the coding sequence ATGACCAATCAGGAACCCGTGCTGTCGGTCCGCGACCTTCAGATCAGTTACCGCACCGGGTCGGGCCGCACCGTGACCGCGGTCCGCGGCGTCGACTTCGACCTGTATCCGCGCCAGTCTCTCGCGTTGGTCGGTGAGTCGGGATGCGGCAAGACCACGCTGGGGTTGGGCCTGTTGCGGTTGCTGCCGAAACTGGGCGAGGTCTCCGGCGGTTCGATCACCTACCGGGACCCGGCGGGCGCGGCCACCGACGTGTTGTCGTTGTCGGGTAAGGCATTGCGGCGTTGGCGTTGGAGCGAGGTCGCCATGGTCTTCCAGGGCGCGATGAACGCGTTCAACCCGGTCATGAAGATCGGCGACCATTTCGCCGACACCGTTCGTGCCCACCAGATCGACGGAAAACGGGCCTCCAAGAAGGAGATACGTGATCGGGCCGCCACCGCGTTGGAGTCGGTCCGGTTGGAGCCGGATCGGGTGTTGGCGTCCTACCCTCACGAGTTGTCGGGCGGGATGCGGCAGCGTGTCCTGATCGCCTTGGCCCTGCTGCTGGAACCGCAGGTGCTGATCCTGGACGAGCCGACGACCGCGTTGGATCTGTTGACGCAGCGGTCCATCGTCAACATGCTGCACGAGTTGCGGGAGCGGCTCGGGTTCGCGATGGTGTTCGTGTCCCACGACCTGCCGTTGGCCTCGGAGTTGGCTGATCGGGTGGCGACGATGTACGCCGGCCGGATCATCGAGTCCGGGACGGTGCGCGACGTGTTCGGCAATCCCCGGCACCCCTACACGGTGGGGTTGATCAAGGCGGTTCCGCCGGTTCGCGCGCAGGCGGTCGAACCGGCGTCGATTCCCGGTTCGCCACCGGACCTGGCGGCGTTGCCGTCGGGGTGCACGTTTCGCCCCAGGTGTCCCTATGCGATTGAGCGGTGCGCCGAGGTCGACCCGTCGTTGGAGTCGGTGGAGGCACGCCGGACCGGGTTGTCGCACGAGGCGGCCTGTATTCGGTGGGGCGATGTGGGTCTGACATCCGGCAACGACGAGGAAGGCGCGACCGATGAGTGA
- a CDS encoding ABC transporter permease, with protein sequence MVATDTDAEEAATLPRRRYGGWSRLAAGAAVWLVSAVGSYLLGLGWISTLLIATFIASVTCYWGSYLTKRVARAVLAIAIVATGVFFMVRLLPGNPVDVYIAKIVAEGVPYEQAAAQAAAFYSFDPGTPLWQQYLQYMWGLLNGDFGTTLTHVPVLEKIGGHLPWTLFSVGLAMIISVSIGLLLGMIMAYRRGGVIDHSISAIGSALHAIPNYLMALMIVVIGGVQLRLFTLADIRGTYSAGQTPGLNMEFIQDAMYHATLPVLAYVLTTVGTWALIMKASTTQALGEDYVMVARARGLGGGRIGSMYVGRNAVLPLVAQIATQAGFVVGGAIFVEIIFAYNGVGYTLYRAINDRDYALIQGLLLVITITVVFANLLADLSYGLLDPRIRTAGKEEES encoded by the coding sequence ATGGTCGCGACGGATACCGATGCCGAGGAGGCGGCTACCCTGCCCAGACGCCGCTACGGCGGTTGGAGCCGGTTGGCAGCCGGGGCGGCGGTGTGGCTGGTCAGTGCGGTGGGCTCATACCTGTTGGGTCTGGGGTGGATCAGCACACTGCTGATCGCCACGTTCATCGCCTCGGTGACCTGTTACTGGGGCTCCTATCTCACCAAGCGGGTGGCCAGAGCGGTCTTGGCGATCGCCATCGTCGCCACGGGCGTGTTCTTCATGGTCCGACTACTGCCCGGCAACCCGGTCGATGTGTACATCGCCAAGATCGTCGCCGAGGGCGTCCCCTATGAACAGGCTGCGGCCCAGGCGGCGGCGTTCTACAGCTTCGACCCCGGAACCCCGTTGTGGCAGCAGTATCTGCAGTACATGTGGGGACTGCTCAACGGTGACTTCGGTACCACACTGACCCACGTGCCGGTTCTGGAGAAGATCGGCGGCCACCTGCCGTGGACGCTGTTCAGCGTCGGGCTGGCGATGATCATCTCGGTGAGCATCGGTCTGCTGTTGGGAATGATCATGGCCTACCGGAGAGGCGGCGTCATCGATCACTCCATTTCAGCCATCGGATCGGCGCTCCACGCCATTCCCAACTACCTGATGGCGTTGATGATCGTGGTGATCGGTGGCGTCCAACTGCGACTGTTCACTCTGGCCGACATCCGCGGGACCTACAGCGCCGGCCAGACACCGGGGTTGAACATGGAGTTCATTCAGGACGCCATGTACCACGCGACCCTGCCGGTGTTGGCCTACGTGTTGACAACGGTGGGGACCTGGGCACTGATCATGAAGGCGTCGACGACGCAGGCCCTGGGTGAGGACTACGTCATGGTCGCCCGAGCCCGTGGGTTGGGCGGCGGCCGCATCGGCAGCATGTACGTCGGCCGCAACGCGGTCCTCCCGCTGGTGGCCCAGATTGCCACTCAGGCCGGGTTCGTCGTCGGTGGCGCGATCTTCGTCGAGATCATCTTCGCCTACAACGGCGTCGGGTACACCCTGTACCGCGCCATCAACGACCGCGACTACGCCCTCATCCAGGGCCTGCTGTTGGTCATCACGATCACGGTGGTGTTCGCGAACCTGTTGGCCGACTTGAGTTACGGCCTGCTGGATCCCCGAATCCGCACCGCCGGCAAGGAGGAGGAGTCGTAA
- a CDS encoding ABC transporter ATP-binding protein, protein MSDIVEPAPLIALRDVSQVFHTKRGDVPAVRDVSLSVGAGDVLCLVGESGCGKTTTARIAAGLTAPSAGTVEFDGVDLASMDSRRRHEFRRSVQFVHQDPYASLNPIRSIFGTLSAPLRRHGLAKSKAQAWEQSKELLERVDLTPAENFLPKYPHQLSGGQRQRVAVARSLTLSPKLMIADEATSMLDVSIRVGVLRTLTRLRKELDVGFIFITHDLAIARYFGTGGKIAVMYLGRIVEYGDTHEVIDNPRHPYTKALLAAVPEIDPDQRHAHDTGLRSVDIPSLTDLPSGCSFHPRCPLYREGDCDSELPLLSSVESGREVACHVVAEQAEHVDGEAPR, encoded by the coding sequence ATGAGTGACATCGTGGAACCGGCTCCGTTGATCGCGCTTCGCGATGTGTCCCAGGTGTTTCACACCAAACGGGGTGATGTGCCCGCGGTGCGGGACGTGTCGTTGTCGGTGGGTGCCGGTGACGTGTTGTGCCTGGTTGGTGAATCGGGGTGCGGTAAAACCACGACGGCCCGGATCGCGGCCGGGTTGACCGCGCCTTCCGCCGGTACCGTCGAGTTCGACGGCGTGGATCTGGCGTCGATGGATTCGCGTCGGCGTCACGAGTTCCGCCGTTCCGTCCAATTCGTGCATCAGGATCCGTACGCGTCGTTGAATCCGATTCGTTCGATCTTCGGTACGTTGTCGGCGCCGTTGCGTCGACATGGTCTGGCCAAGAGCAAGGCGCAGGCCTGGGAGCAGTCGAAGGAACTGCTGGAGCGGGTTGACCTGACGCCGGCGGAGAACTTCCTGCCCAAGTATCCGCATCAGTTGTCGGGTGGGCAGCGGCAGCGCGTCGCGGTGGCTCGGTCGTTGACCTTGTCGCCGAAGCTGATGATCGCCGATGAGGCGACCTCGATGCTCGACGTGTCCATTCGGGTCGGTGTGCTGCGGACCTTGACGCGACTGCGCAAGGAGTTGGATGTCGGGTTCATCTTCATCACCCACGACCTCGCCATCGCCCGGTATTTCGGCACCGGCGGCAAGATAGCGGTGATGTACCTGGGTCGGATCGTCGAGTACGGCGACACCCATGAGGTCATCGACAATCCGCGTCATCCGTATACGAAGGCGCTGTTGGCCGCGGTTCCCGAGATCGATCCCGATCAGCGACACGCGCACGACACCGGATTGCGCAGTGTGGACATTCCCAGTTTGACCGATCTGCCGTCGGGCTGTTCGTTCCATCCCCGGTGTCCACTGTATCGAGAGGGTGACTGCGACTCGGAACTGCCGCTGCTGTCTTCCGTGGAGTCCGGTCGGGAGGTCGCCTGTCACGTCGTGGCCGAACAGGCCGAGCACGTCGACGGCGAGGCACCCCGATGA
- a CDS encoding lytic transglycosylase domain-containing protein — MVPLLTRIACRAFAVLILLAGVGFGVHIGVTSEEDVQDPRLAAEEDLRAADAEQQTTRDWHREYTQSAADNDAESKAESIAEVASDQAKALDDTYAELQAQEEENSNPPSGPVDLGPIPSDCNSYSGNKAAGCARLLEHGFGLDQMPCLESLWDKESGWNERAHNQGSGAYGIPQALPGNKMSTAGDDWETNPNTQINWGLGYISGRYGTPCDAWAYSQANGFY, encoded by the coding sequence GTGGTTCCCCTGTTGACCAGGATTGCCTGCCGTGCCTTCGCGGTGCTCATCCTTCTGGCCGGTGTCGGTTTTGGAGTCCATATCGGAGTAACCTCCGAGGAGGATGTCCAGGACCCGCGATTGGCGGCCGAGGAGGACCTGCGCGCTGCCGACGCAGAGCAGCAGACCACAAGGGACTGGCACCGTGAGTACACTCAAAGTGCCGCCGACAACGACGCCGAGTCCAAAGCCGAAAGCATCGCTGAAGTAGCAAGCGACCAGGCGAAGGCACTCGACGACACCTACGCCGAACTACAGGCCCAAGAGGAGGAGAATTCCAACCCTCCGTCCGGACCCGTCGACCTGGGACCAATTCCCTCCGACTGCAACTCCTACTCCGGAAACAAGGCAGCCGGCTGCGCCCGACTGCTCGAACACGGCTTCGGTCTCGACCAGATGCCCTGTCTGGAAAGCCTGTGGGACAAGGAAAGCGGCTGGAACGAACGGGCACACAACCAAGGTTCCGGTGCCTACGGCATCCCACAAGCCCTACCCGGCAACAAAATGTCCACCGCCGGCGACGACTGGGAAACCAACCCCAACACCCAGATCAACTGGGGACTGGGCTACATCTCCGGCCGTTACGGCACCCCCTGTGACGCCTGGGCCTACTCCCAAGCCAACGGTTTCTACTAA
- a CDS encoding PfkB family carbohydrate kinase: MILVVGENVVDVLPDGRAVAGGGPANTAIALTRLGVDCGFAARLGSDSHSRLIESRLTEAGLSADAWVRTDESSPVAQVSLDETGGARYRFQLTGAADFNRRPGELPVGDRLTGIEAVHLGSLAAYLPPGADVVEEWAAEAATRVVVSFDPNIRATVCEDLAPVRDRTERYSRFCHHIRCSTDDLAALYGTEPHRVTASRWLDGGVRLVVVTEGTKVTAYHRDGELTLAAPKVSVVDTIGAGDGFTAGLLAWWWRSGVLAEFDPTGWRPEVVRAAMEYAAAVAAINCTRRGADPPTDAEVTDFLSR; this comes from the coding sequence GTGATCCTGGTCGTCGGTGAGAACGTCGTCGACGTACTTCCCGACGGCCGTGCCGTCGCCGGAGGAGGACCCGCCAACACCGCCATCGCGTTGACGCGGTTGGGCGTCGACTGCGGTTTCGCCGCGCGGTTGGGGAGCGACTCCCACTCCCGACTCATCGAGTCCCGGCTGACCGAGGCCGGACTGTCGGCAGATGCTTGGGTGCGCACCGACGAGTCCTCGCCGGTCGCGCAGGTCAGCCTCGACGAGACCGGTGGCGCCCGATATCGATTCCAGCTGACCGGGGCCGCCGACTTCAACCGGCGCCCCGGTGAACTGCCCGTCGGTGACCGCCTCACCGGAATCGAGGCGGTACACCTCGGCTCACTGGCGGCCTATCTGCCGCCCGGTGCCGACGTGGTCGAGGAGTGGGCGGCCGAGGCGGCCACCCGCGTCGTGGTCTCCTTCGACCCCAATATTCGCGCGACGGTGTGCGAGGACCTGGCACCGGTACGCGACCGCACGGAGCGATACAGCCGGTTCTGCCACCACATCAGGTGCTCCACCGATGACTTGGCGGCCCTGTACGGCACCGAACCGCATCGGGTCACCGCGTCGCGGTGGCTCGACGGTGGAGTTCGGCTCGTCGTGGTCACCGAGGGTACGAAGGTCACCGCGTATCACCGCGACGGTGAACTGACCCTGGCGGCGCCCAAGGTGTCCGTGGTGGACACGATCGGCGCGGGTGACGGTTTCACCGCCGGGTTGTTGGCCTGGTGGTGGCGAAGCGGCGTATTGGCAGAGTTCGACCCGACCGGGTGGCGGCCCGAGGTAGTGCGGGCCGCGATGGAGTACGCGGCGGCGGTCGCCGCGATCAACTGCACCCGGCGGGGCGCCGACCCGCCGACCGATGCCGAGGTCACGGATTTCCTGTCGCGCTGA
- a CDS encoding ABC transporter substrate-binding protein: MKNPDFDISRRRLFQMVGIGAVGVAGAGTLASCSRADDSLPEGDRGSFHGAYPYETPPDGHYNMAGAPYAPVPRFTLEGPYRDLIVLPSAYYYWHDKKWEYMLAESSELDAEALTFTVKIRDGLTWSDGEPLTSKDYMTSHWLQWIQRAASWSSISEIEAPDDTTFVASLSSPSAVIERYILRGNVIASHAADESGKTYGDFADEAAALFADGKNMDSDEGKTLGTALQEFRPVDLIVSGPFTIDPERITDTEMTLIRNDKGFNADVVKFDRIVVYNGETPSVDPLVQDGSIDYATHAFTPSQEKAYQEMGMKILRPPNYSGPCIFINFAELDEFNDVRARRALAHAINRADNGAVALGDSGVAVEYMVGFSDIMVPDWLSADALGKLDKYEYDQDKAASLLEEAGWTKDGDTWMTPDGKAAEYTIKYPGDFADWAASGDNAAEQLTAFGIKLTPNPIDFEQYTQEVDLGEFQFAINLWGSSQHPHPHFAFVTDLFLHNTPIAQNIGGDGIAFDLNVETEAYGKLDLEEVVNAAGQGLDEAEQKENVTKAAVAFNELLPILPMFERYGNNPTQEGDGKRVKAFPDENDPILENAVYADNSIIMLMITGQLEPGA, encoded by the coding sequence ATGAAGAACCCAGATTTCGACATCTCGCGTCGCCGACTGTTCCAAATGGTCGGAATCGGAGCCGTCGGAGTGGCTGGAGCGGGCACCTTGGCGTCCTGTTCCCGAGCCGATGATTCACTGCCGGAGGGAGATCGGGGCTCCTTCCACGGCGCTTACCCGTATGAAACACCACCGGACGGCCACTACAACATGGCCGGCGCACCGTATGCCCCGGTGCCCCGATTCACATTGGAGGGACCGTACCGCGATCTGATCGTGCTTCCGTCGGCCTACTACTACTGGCATGACAAGAAATGGGAGTACATGCTCGCGGAGTCCTCCGAATTGGACGCCGAGGCGCTGACCTTCACCGTCAAGATCCGTGACGGACTCACCTGGAGCGACGGGGAACCGTTGACCTCCAAGGACTACATGACCAGCCACTGGCTCCAGTGGATTCAACGCGCCGCCTCCTGGTCGTCGATCTCGGAGATCGAGGCGCCCGACGACACCACCTTCGTGGCCTCGCTGAGTTCCCCCTCGGCGGTCATCGAGCGTTACATCCTGCGCGGCAACGTCATCGCCTCCCACGCCGCCGACGAGAGCGGCAAGACCTACGGTGACTTCGCCGACGAGGCCGCCGCGTTGTTCGCCGACGGCAAGAACATGGACTCCGACGAGGGCAAGACGCTGGGCACCGCGTTGCAGGAGTTCCGTCCGGTCGACCTGATCGTGTCGGGTCCGTTCACGATCGACCCCGAACGCATCACCGACACCGAGATGACCCTGATCCGAAACGACAAGGGTTTCAACGCCGACGTGGTCAAGTTCGACCGCATCGTGGTGTACAACGGCGAGACCCCCTCGGTCGACCCGCTGGTCCAGGACGGCTCGATCGACTATGCCACTCACGCGTTCACTCCCAGCCAGGAGAAGGCGTACCAGGAGATGGGCATGAAGATCCTGCGTCCGCCGAACTACTCGGGGCCGTGCATCTTCATCAACTTCGCCGAACTCGACGAGTTCAACGACGTCCGCGCCCGCCGCGCGTTGGCGCACGCGATCAACCGCGCCGACAACGGAGCGGTCGCGTTGGGCGACTCCGGTGTCGCGGTGGAGTACATGGTCGGGTTCTCCGACATCATGGTTCCCGACTGGTTGTCGGCCGACGCCCTCGGCAAGCTCGACAAGTACGAGTACGACCAGGACAAGGCGGCCTCGCTTCTTGAGGAGGCCGGCTGGACCAAGGACGGGGACACCTGGATGACCCCCGACGGTAAGGCGGCCGAGTACACCATCAAGTACCCCGGTGACTTCGCCGACTGGGCGGCCTCCGGCGACAACGCCGCAGAACAGTTGACCGCCTTCGGGATCAAGCTCACGCCCAATCCCATCGACTTCGAGCAGTACACCCAGGAGGTCGACCTGGGCGAGTTCCAGTTCGCGATCAACCTGTGGGGTTCCTCGCAGCACCCGCACCCGCACTTCGCGTTCGTGACCGACCTGTTCCTGCACAACACGCCCATCGCCCAGAACATCGGTGGCGACGGCATCGCGTTCGACCTCAACGTCGAGACCGAGGCCTACGGCAAGTTGGACCTGGAGGAGGTCGTCAACGCCGCCGGGCAGGGATTGGACGAGGCCGAGCAGAAGGAGAACGTGACGAAGGCGGCGGTGGCGTTCAACGAGTTGCTGCCGATCCTTCCCATGTTCGAACGCTATGGCAACAACCCGACGCAGGAGGGTGACGGCAAGCGGGTCAAGGCGTTCCCCGATGAGAACGACCCGATCCTGGAGAACGCCGTCTACGCCGACAACTCGATCATCATGTTGATGATCACCGGACAGCTCGAACCGGGTGCCTGA
- a CDS encoding ABC transporter permease, giving the protein MSVLTPSPSIPRHGLFYRLTRNKVGVAGFIIVGGIIAMTLIAPLLLDTSVPGDAQNTWSGPSAQHWLGTDNAGKDVLHQVLLGGGTVLFVGMTAAAITTIIAVVFGALAAYLRGPVDSFLLQATDIVMTVPQIVLLAVLGSFFQLTSPTVLAILIGCLSWPILMRSIRAQVLSLKEREFVEAAKLLDLGTARVVFAEIVPNMAGYILINFIIAVTNAIYALVGMYVLGLAPLAGANWGIMIRKAWTYGAMSLPEGTLFMMAPVAMIALLQLGLIMLTRSLEEVFNPRLAEG; this is encoded by the coding sequence ATGTCGGTCTTGACCCCCTCACCCAGCATTCCCCGCCACGGACTGTTCTATCGACTGACCCGCAACAAGGTCGGAGTCGCCGGGTTCATCATCGTCGGTGGCATCATCGCGATGACGTTGATCGCTCCACTGCTGTTGGACACCAGCGTCCCCGGGGACGCCCAGAACACCTGGAGCGGCCCCAGCGCGCAACACTGGCTGGGAACCGACAACGCCGGCAAGGACGTGCTGCACCAGGTGCTCCTCGGTGGCGGAACCGTCCTGTTCGTGGGTATGACCGCCGCGGCGATCACCACGATCATCGCGGTCGTGTTCGGCGCCTTGGCGGCCTACCTTCGTGGGCCCGTCGACAGTTTCCTGTTGCAGGCCACCGACATCGTCATGACGGTCCCGCAGATCGTGCTGTTGGCGGTGCTGGGCTCGTTCTTCCAGCTCACCTCCCCGACGGTGCTGGCGATCCTCATCGGATGCCTGTCCTGGCCGATCCTGATGCGATCGATTCGGGCGCAGGTGCTGTCGTTGAAGGAACGCGAGTTCGTCGAGGCGGCGAAACTACTCGACCTGGGCACCGCCCGCGTCGTCTTCGCCGAGATCGTGCCCAATATGGCCGGTTACATCCTCATCAACTTCATCATCGCGGTCACCAACGCGATCTATGCGCTGGTCGGCATGTACGTACTGGGTCTGGCCCCGTTGGCGGGCGCCAACTGGGGAATCATGATCCGCAAGGCATGGACGTACGGGGCCATGTCGCTGCCGGAGGGCACCCTGTTCATGATGGCGCCGGTCGCGATGATCGCGCTGCTGCAGTTGGGGCTGATCATGTTGACCCGGTCGTTGGAGGAAGTCTTCAATCCACGGCTGGCGGAAGGGTGA
- a CDS encoding PhoH family protein, which translates to MSKRTYVLDTSVLLSDPGAFSRFDEHTVVLPLVVISELEGKRHHPELGWFARHALRMLDDLRLKHGRLDEPLPVNDTGGQLYVELNHSNLSELPAGFQADGNDARILSVAWNLARKGTDVSLVTKDMPLRVKAASVGLRAEEYRHGQATDPTWTGMEALTVTESDMSVLFASQLITLDGAADLPCHTGLVLNAGGSSALARVTPDKQVRLVRTDAEVFGLRGRSAEQRVALDLLLDEEVGIVSLGGRAGTGKSALALCAGLEQVLERQQHKKVMVFRPIYAVGGQELGYLPGSEAEKMAPWAQAVFDTLGALSNDHVIEEIMERGMLEVLPLTHIRGRSLHDAFVIVDEAQSLERGVLLTVLSRIGAGSRVVLTHDVAQRDNLRVGRHDGISAVIDALKGHPLFAHVTLTRSERSPIAEMVTDLLEDLR; encoded by the coding sequence ATGTCGAAGCGAACGTACGTTCTTGACACCTCAGTCCTCCTCTCCGACCCGGGAGCCTTCAGCAGATTCGACGAGCACACGGTGGTACTGCCACTGGTGGTGATCTCGGAACTGGAGGGAAAACGTCACCACCCCGAGCTCGGCTGGTTCGCACGCCACGCGCTGCGAATGCTGGACGACCTTCGGCTCAAACACGGCCGCCTCGACGAACCGCTGCCGGTCAACGACACCGGCGGCCAGCTGTACGTCGAGCTCAACCACTCCAACCTCTCGGAGCTGCCGGCCGGATTCCAAGCCGACGGCAACGACGCCCGGATCCTGTCGGTCGCCTGGAACCTGGCCCGGAAAGGCACCGACGTCAGCCTGGTCACCAAGGACATGCCGCTGCGAGTCAAGGCCGCCTCCGTCGGATTGCGGGCCGAGGAATACCGGCACGGTCAAGCCACCGACCCCACCTGGACCGGGATGGAGGCGCTCACCGTCACCGAGTCCGACATGTCGGTATTGTTCGCATCACAGCTGATCACCCTGGACGGGGCCGCCGACCTTCCCTGTCACACCGGCCTGGTGCTCAACGCCGGCGGCAGCTCGGCGCTCGCCCGGGTGACCCCGGACAAACAGGTGCGACTGGTCCGCACCGACGCCGAGGTGTTCGGACTACGCGGCCGCTCCGCAGAACAGCGGGTCGCCTTGGACCTGTTGCTGGACGAGGAGGTCGGCATCGTCTCACTGGGCGGCCGAGCCGGAACCGGTAAATCGGCGCTGGCCCTGTGCGCGGGACTGGAACAGGTGCTCGAACGCCAACAACACAAGAAGGTCATGGTTTTTCGTCCCATCTACGCCGTCGGCGGTCAGGAACTGGGATACCTGCCCGGTAGTGAAGCCGAGAAGATGGCGCCCTGGGCGCAGGCGGTGTTCGACACGCTCGGAGCCCTCAGCAACGACCACGTGATCGAAGAGATCATGGAACGCGGAATGCTCGAAGTGCTGCCGTTGACCCATATCCGCGGCCGCTCCCTGCACGACGCGTTCGTCATCGTCGACGAGGCGCAGTCCCTGGAACGCGGGGTCCTGTTGACCGTCCTGTCACGGATCGGCGCCGGCTCCCGTGTCGTGCTGACCCACGATGTGGCCCAACGCGACAACCTTCGAGTGGGGCGACACGACGGCATCAGCGCGGTCATCGACGCCCTCAAGGGACATCCGCTGTTCGCTCACGTCACACTGACGAGATCGGAACGTTCACCCATCGCCGAAATGGTGACCGACCTGCTGGAGGATCTTCGCTGA
- the glpX gene encoding class II fructose-bisphosphatase — MSPRQTEELDRNLGLDLVRVTEAAAMAAGRWVGRGDKEGGDQAAVDAMRQLINSIQMRGTVVIGEGEKDHAPMLYNGESVGDGTGPGVDVAVDPIDGTTLMAKGMPNALAVLAVTERGAMFDPSAVFYMEKLAVGPEAADVIDITAPTRENLRRIAKAKGGGISDVTVCVLDRPRHDNLVKEIRDAGARIRFISDGDVAGAISAARDTSDVDVLMGIGGTPEGIISAVALTCLGGAIQARLWPHDDEERAKATDAGHDLDRVLTTSDLVTGQNMFFCATGVTSGDLLRGVRYQRGGAYTQSIVMRSKSGTTRVIDSYHQLSKLRNYSLVDFDGSPLPVEP, encoded by the coding sequence ATGTCCCCACGTCAGACAGAAGAACTCGACCGCAACCTCGGTCTCGACCTGGTACGGGTCACCGAGGCCGCCGCGATGGCCGCCGGCCGCTGGGTCGGGCGAGGCGACAAGGAGGGCGGCGACCAGGCGGCCGTCGACGCCATGCGCCAACTCATCAACTCCATCCAGATGCGCGGCACCGTCGTCATCGGCGAAGGTGAGAAGGACCACGCCCCGATGCTCTACAACGGGGAATCGGTCGGAGACGGAACCGGACCCGGCGTCGACGTCGCCGTCGACCCCATCGACGGCACCACCCTCATGGCCAAAGGCATGCCCAACGCACTCGCCGTCCTGGCCGTCACCGAACGCGGCGCCATGTTCGACCCCTCCGCCGTGTTCTACATGGAAAAACTCGCCGTCGGCCCCGAAGCCGCCGACGTCATCGACATCACCGCGCCCACCCGCGAAAACCTGCGTCGCATCGCCAAAGCCAAAGGGGGCGGAATATCCGATGTGACGGTGTGCGTGCTGGACCGGCCGCGACACGACAACCTGGTTAAGGAGATCCGTGACGCCGGAGCGCGCATCCGGTTCATCTCCGACGGAGACGTCGCCGGAGCCATCTCCGCCGCCCGCGACACCAGCGACGTCGACGTACTCATGGGCATCGGCGGCACACCCGAGGGCATCATCAGCGCGGTCGCCCTCACCTGCCTGGGCGGGGCGATCCAGGCTCGACTGTGGCCACATGACGACGAGGAGCGCGCCAAGGCGACCGACGCCGGACACGACCTCGACCGGGTGCTCACCACCTCCGACCTGGTCACCGGACAGAACATGTTCTTCTGCGCCACCGGTGTCACCTCCGGTGACCTGCTGCGCGGCGTCCGCTATCAACGCGGTGGCGCCTACACCCAATCGATCGTGATGCGCTCCAAGTCCGGAACGACCCGGGTCATCGACTCCTACCACCAGTTGTCGAAACTGCGCAACTACTCGCTGGTCGACTTCGACGGCTCACCGCTGCCGGTGGAACCGTGA